One stretch of Acidobacteriota bacterium DNA includes these proteins:
- a CDS encoding HupE/UreJ family protein — protein sequence MSGFLRFTVAASLLLAPLVLPEAAAGHPMDTQNAAFVQGVDGPAPAPFMYLGAKHMVTGTDHLLFLVGVIFFLYRLRDVVLYVSLFTLGHSITLLLGVLGGLEVNAYLIDAIIGLSVCYKAFENMGGFERVLGVRPNTKAAVLIFGLFHGLGLATKLQEFTVTDNGLVANILSFNVGVEIGQVLALSAVLIGITVWRMRPSFTRHAFVTNAVLMGGGFLLTAQQLFGYVYYP from the coding sequence ATGAGCGGTTTTCTGCGCTTCACCGTCGCCGCCTCGCTCCTGCTGGCGCCGCTCGTGCTGCCCGAGGCCGCCGCCGGCCACCCGATGGACACGCAGAACGCAGCGTTCGTCCAGGGCGTGGACGGTCCGGCGCCCGCCCCCTTCATGTACCTCGGGGCGAAGCACATGGTCACCGGCACGGACCACCTGCTGTTTCTGGTCGGGGTCATCTTCTTCCTGTACCGGCTGCGGGACGTGGTGCTGTACGTTAGCCTGTTCACACTGGGGCACAGCATCACGCTGCTGCTCGGCGTGCTCGGCGGGCTGGAGGTGAACGCCTACCTCATCGACGCCATCATCGGCCTGTCGGTCTGCTACAAGGCGTTCGAGAACATGGGCGGCTTCGAGCGCGTACTCGGCGTGCGCCCGAACACGAAGGCGGCGGTGCTGATCTTCGGGCTCTTCCACGGGTTGGGCCTCGCCACGAAGCTGCAGGAGTTCACCGTCACCGACAACGGCCTGGTCGCCAACATCCTGAGCTTCAACGTCGGGGTCGAGATCGGGCAGGTGCTGGCGCTCAGCGCCGTGCTCATCGGCATCACCGTGTGGCGGATGCGGCCGAGCTTCACACGACATGCCTTCGTGACGAACGCGGTGTTGATGGGCGGCGGATTCCTCCTCACGGCGCAGCAGTTGTTCGGCTACGTCTACTATCCCTAG